A region from the Falco rusticolus isolate bFalRus1 chromosome 4, bFalRus1.pri, whole genome shotgun sequence genome encodes:
- the ADAMTSL5 gene encoding ADAMTS-like protein 5 isoform X1 yields the protein MRGGMAGWGVRGGSGGPHDAGCRWPWQLLLLAWLSLGCSVGTAQGPALGTLAGIPEPPAPAQPRRQLAPGAWGPWGPWTPCSSSCGDGVTVRTRRCLRSTEEEPCTGDPRQYRLCQLQGCPSGSVPFRAMQCSLYDNKPVLGTPVRYRWVPFHGAPNVCDLNCLAMGHNFYYTFGRVLDGTRCSPGSPDLCVGGRCLSVGCDGILGSGTRSDACGQCGGGHEMCLFVHRLFQGADPSSGYFGYMNVTTIPAGATHIKVTDKSRNYLVLMTSDGRYVLNGDWSIAWPGPYEVAGTQLRYTRAPNGTESLEAPGPTDEDLHVMVLLQEHNPGIEYEFWLPRRHPQPSHGDASPLRQPQPRGAGSPPPQEPLVTPAPVPLPQPRGSATELPPRSPPGWSWDGAAAGRCGRCRPTKGRSQRIRHFCQSDFVFQGRILARRLVGQETRYEVEVQTPYRHRFPLVRREYLWVPNTCGCPPLRQGGQYLLMARRHVNYEHTLNRILLQDDGYARPWTPREDRLVREAARHCPQPQPP from the exons ATGAGGGGCGGCATGGCCGGGTGGGGGGTTCGGGGAGGCTCCGGGGGACCCCACGATGCCGG GTGCCGGTGGCcgtggcagctgctgctcctggcctggctcagcctgggctgcagcgTTGGCACAGCACAG ggcccagccctggggacactggCGGGGATccccgagcccccagcccctgctcagccccGCCGGCAGCTGGCCCCGGGCGCCTGGGGGCCCTGGGGACCCTGgaccccctgctccagctcctgcgGGGATGGCGTCACCGTCCGCACCCGGAGGTGCCTGCG GTCCACTGAGGAGGAGCCGTGCACAGGTGACCCACGGCAGTACCggctctgccagctccag gGCTGCCCCAGCGGCTCGGTGCCTTTCCGTGCCATGCAATGCTCCCTCTATGACAACAAGCCTGTCCTGGGCACGCCGGTGCGGTACCGCTGGGTGCCCTTCCATGGAG CCCCCAATGTCTGCGACCTCAACTGCCTGGCCATGGGGCACAACTTCTACTACACCTTCGGCCGGGTGCTGGACGGCAcccgctgcagccctggctccccGGACCTCTGCGTCGGTGGGCGCTGcctg AGCGTGGGCTGCGATGGGATCCTGGGCTCGGGCACGCGGTCTGACGCCTGCGGCCAGTGCGGTGGTGGCCATGAAATGTGTCTCTTCGTGCACCGCCTCTTCCAGGGCGCGGACCCTTCCTCCG gtTATTTTGGGTACATGAACGTGACCACGATCCCGGCTGGGGCCACCCACATCAAGGTGACAGACAAGAGCCGTAACTACCTCG TCCTGATGACGAGCGATGGGCGCTACGTGCTCAACGGGGACTGGTCCATTGCCTGGCCGGGGCCTTATGAGGTGGCTGGCACCCAGCTGCGCTACACCCGAGCCCCCAACGGCACCGAGAGCCTGGAGGCTCCCGGGCCCACTGATGAGGATCTGCACGTGATG gtcctgctgcaggagcacaaCCCTGGCATCGAGTACGAGTTCTGGCTGCCCCGcaggcacccccagcccagccatggTGATGCCAGCCCCCtgcggcagccccagccccggggggctgggagcccccctccccaggagccCCTGGTCACCCCAGCCCCCGTgccactgccccagcccaggggctcTGCCACGGAGCTGCCACCAAGAAGCCCccctggctggagctgggacGGGGCTGCCGCAG GGCGATGCGGGAGGTGCCGCCCGACCAAGGGACGTTCTCAGCGCATCCGACACTTCTGCCAGAGCGACTTCG TCTTCCAGGGCCGGATCCTGGCGCGGCGCTTGGTAGGGCAGGAGACACGCTACGAGGTGGAGGTGCAAACGCCGTATCGACACCGCTTCCCGCTGGTGCGCCGGGAGTACCTGTGGGTGCCCAACACCTGCGGCTGCCCCCCACTCCGGCAGGGCGGCCAGTACCTGCTGATGGCACGGCGGCACGTCAACTACGAGCACACGCTCAACCGCATCCTGCTGCAGGATGATGGCTACGCCCGGCCGTGGACGCCCCGCGAGGACCGGCTGGTGCGGGAGGCAGCCCGgcactgcccccagccccagccaccctgA
- the ADAMTSL5 gene encoding ADAMTS-like protein 5 isoform X2: MRGGMAGWGVRGGSGGPHDAGCRWPWQLLLLAWLSLGCSVGTAQGPALGTLAGIPEPPAPAQPRRQLAPGAWGPWGPWTPCSSSCGDGVTVRTRRCLRSTEEEPCTGDPRQYRLCQLQGCPSGSVPFRAMQCSLYDNKPVLGTPVRYRWVPFHGAPNVCDLNCLAMGHNFYYTFGRVLDGTRCSPGSPDLCVGGRCLSVGCDGILGSGTRSDACGQCGGGHEMCLFVHRLFQGADPSSGYFGYMNVTTIPAGATHIKVTDKSRNYLVLMTSDGRYVLNGDWSIAWPGPYEVAGTQLRYTRAPNGTESLEAPGPTDEDLHVMLCPCPCRSCCRSTTLASSTSSGCPAGTPSPAMVMPAPCGSPSPGGLGAPLPRSPWSPQPPCHCPSPGALPRSCHQEAPLAGAGTGLPQGDAGGAARPRDVLSASDTSARATSSSRAGSWRGAW, translated from the exons ATGAGGGGCGGCATGGCCGGGTGGGGGGTTCGGGGAGGCTCCGGGGGACCCCACGATGCCGG GTGCCGGTGGCcgtggcagctgctgctcctggcctggctcagcctgggctgcagcgTTGGCACAGCACAG ggcccagccctggggacactggCGGGGATccccgagcccccagcccctgctcagccccGCCGGCAGCTGGCCCCGGGCGCCTGGGGGCCCTGGGGACCCTGgaccccctgctccagctcctgcgGGGATGGCGTCACCGTCCGCACCCGGAGGTGCCTGCG GTCCACTGAGGAGGAGCCGTGCACAGGTGACCCACGGCAGTACCggctctgccagctccag gGCTGCCCCAGCGGCTCGGTGCCTTTCCGTGCCATGCAATGCTCCCTCTATGACAACAAGCCTGTCCTGGGCACGCCGGTGCGGTACCGCTGGGTGCCCTTCCATGGAG CCCCCAATGTCTGCGACCTCAACTGCCTGGCCATGGGGCACAACTTCTACTACACCTTCGGCCGGGTGCTGGACGGCAcccgctgcagccctggctccccGGACCTCTGCGTCGGTGGGCGCTGcctg AGCGTGGGCTGCGATGGGATCCTGGGCTCGGGCACGCGGTCTGACGCCTGCGGCCAGTGCGGTGGTGGCCATGAAATGTGTCTCTTCGTGCACCGCCTCTTCCAGGGCGCGGACCCTTCCTCCG gtTATTTTGGGTACATGAACGTGACCACGATCCCGGCTGGGGCCACCCACATCAAGGTGACAGACAAGAGCCGTAACTACCTCG TCCTGATGACGAGCGATGGGCGCTACGTGCTCAACGGGGACTGGTCCATTGCCTGGCCGGGGCCTTATGAGGTGGCTGGCACCCAGCTGCGCTACACCCGAGCCCCCAACGGCACCGAGAGCCTGGAGGCTCCCGGGCCCACTGATGAGGATCTGCACGTGATG CTCTGCCCCTGCCCGTGCaggtcctgctgcaggagcacaaCCCTGGCATCGAGTACGAGTTCTGGCTGCCCCGcaggcacccccagcccagccatggTGATGCCAGCCCCCtgcggcagccccagccccggggggctgggagcccccctccccaggagccCCTGGTCACCCCAGCCCCCGTgccactgccccagcccaggggctcTGCCACGGAGCTGCCACCAAGAAGCCCccctggctggagctgggacGGGGCTGCCGCAG GGCGATGCGGGAGGTGCCGCCCGACCAAGGGACGTTCTCAGCGCATCCGACACTTCTGCCAGAGCGACTTCG TCTTCCAGGGCCGGATCCTGGCGCGGCGCTTGGTAG